One window from the genome of Balaenoptera musculus isolate JJ_BM4_2016_0621 chromosome 3, mBalMus1.pri.v3, whole genome shotgun sequence encodes:
- the TM6SF2 gene encoding transmembrane 6 superfamily member 2 produces the protein MDIPPLAGKVAVLSLGALPLSYALNHVSALSYPLGVVWMSALILGLLFLAIYSLSRSDIYYDPLYAVFAVFSFTSVVDLLIALQEDGYMGSFMAFYTKEGEPFLRTAHGVFICYWDGIVHYLLYLAMAGAIRKRKRYRNLGLYWLGSFVMSILVFLPGNILGKYNSEIRPSFFLTIPYLLVPCWAGLRVFNQTQAPSCCTPNMVEEEQRKGLLQRPVDLALIIYLIFAAFFTFFRGLVVLDCPMDACFVYIYQYEPYLRDPVAYPKVQMLVNMFYVLPFYGLAIYALIFPGCSWLPDWTLVFAGAIGQAQFSHMGASMHLRTPFTYRVPEDAWASFFVCNLLYALGPHLLAYRCLWSPAFFLRPLPGPPAHHEKQH, from the exons ATGGACATCCCGCCGCTGGCGGGCAAGGTCGCAGTTCTGTCGCTGGGCGCTCTCCCGTTGTCCTACGCGCTCAACCACGTCTCGGCGCTCTCGTA CCCCCTGGGGGTGGTGTGGATGAGCGCCCTGATCCTGGGTCTGCTCTTCTTGGCTATATACAGCTTGTCCCGAAGTGACATCTACTATGACCCACTCTATGCTG TGTTCGCAGTCTTCTCCTTCACCTCCGTGGTGGACCTCCTTATCGCTCTCCAGGAAGATGGCTACATGGGGAGCTTCATGGCGTTCTACACCAAGGAG GGTGAGCCGTTCCTGCGCACGGCACACGGGGTCTTCATCTGCTACTGGGATGGCATTGTTCACTACCTCCTCTACCTGGCCATGGCTGGTGCCATCCGTAAAAG GAAGAGGTACCGGAACCTTGGACTCTACTGGCTGGGATCCTTCGTCATGAGCATCCTGGTGTTCCTCCCAGGAAACATCCTTG GCAAATACAACTCAGAGATCAGGCCTTCCTTTTTCCTCACCATCCCCTACTTGCTGGTCCCCTGCTGGGCTGGCTTGAGGGTCTTCAACCAGACCCAGGCACCAAGCTGCTGCACTCCCAACATG gtggaggaggagcAAAGAAAGGGCCTTCTGCAGCGCCCAGTTGACCTGGCCCTCATCATCTACCTCATCTTTGCTGCGTTCTTCACCTTCTTTCGGGGCCTG GTGGTGCTTGACTGCCCCATGGATGCCTGCTTTGTCTACATCTATCAGTATGAGCCATACCTGCGGGACCCCGTGGCCTATCCGAAGGTGCAG ATGCTGGTGAATATGTTCTACGTGCTGCCCTTCTATGGCCTGGCCATCTATGCCCTCATCTTTCCTGGCTGCTCCTGGCTGCCTGACTGGACCTTGGTATTTGCTGGAGCCATTGGCCAG GCACAGTTCTCACACATGGGTGCTTCCATGCACCTGCGCACGCCCTTCACCTACCGTGTGCCTGAGGATGCCTGGGCCAGCTTCTTCGTGTGCAACCTACTGTATGCTCTGGGGCCCCACTTGCTGGCCTACCGCTGCCTGTGGAGCCCTGCCTTCTTCCTACGCCCGCTTCCTGGCCCCCCAGCCCACCATGAGAAGCAGCACTGA